One segment of Natronosalvus halobius DNA contains the following:
- a CDS encoding inorganic phosphate transporter, with product MSEILLYAGVLVAIFVGYNIGGATTGPAFGPAVGANVITKVAAAGLMSIFFFVGAWTIGPAVVDTLGNDLITDSDIFTLEANVAVLFFIGGALFIGNYAGVPASTSMTAVGAIAALGFATGELNVGVVLEIAIWWVVAPVIGFWVSGVIGRYFYPQINAWVAIESKRGGEPMLSLDRSGLVPRVAYRTGSGRRQRTGALVVVVIGCLMAFSSGTSNIANAIAPIYGAGGLDLGPLIVIGSIAVAVGAFTIARRTLDTLGNDITNLPLTAAIVVAVVASAIVIFLSLIGIPASFVVVATMCIVGLGWGRATRTTTLSDAARGEETAVSIGALTADEEGERPPEIGEESAADIPKAADLFDPSTTARVILMQNVVPLISTVAAFLTFRFVPLFGF from the coding sequence GTGTCGGAGATACTGTTATACGCAGGTGTTCTCGTCGCGATTTTCGTCGGCTACAACATCGGCGGCGCGACCACGGGGCCTGCGTTCGGTCCCGCCGTCGGCGCAAACGTCATCACGAAGGTCGCCGCCGCGGGACTGATGTCTATCTTCTTCTTCGTCGGCGCCTGGACCATCGGCCCTGCCGTCGTCGACACGCTCGGCAACGACCTCATCACCGACAGCGACATCTTCACGCTCGAGGCCAACGTCGCCGTCCTCTTCTTCATCGGCGGCGCGCTCTTCATCGGAAACTACGCGGGCGTCCCGGCGTCGACCTCGATGACCGCCGTCGGCGCCATCGCCGCGCTGGGGTTCGCGACCGGCGAGTTGAACGTCGGCGTCGTCCTCGAGATCGCCATCTGGTGGGTCGTCGCGCCCGTCATCGGCTTCTGGGTGTCGGGCGTCATCGGCCGGTACTTCTACCCGCAGATCAACGCCTGGGTCGCCATCGAGTCCAAACGCGGCGGCGAGCCGATGCTCTCGCTCGACCGCTCCGGACTGGTCCCGCGGGTCGCCTACCGAACCGGCTCGGGTCGTCGACAGCGAACCGGTGCCCTGGTCGTCGTCGTAATCGGCTGTTTGATGGCCTTCAGTTCCGGAACGAGCAACATCGCCAACGCCATCGCCCCGATCTACGGCGCCGGCGGCCTGGACCTGGGCCCGCTCATCGTCATCGGTTCGATCGCCGTCGCTGTCGGGGCGTTCACCATCGCCCGTCGGACTCTCGATACGCTCGGCAACGACATCACGAACCTGCCGCTGACGGCGGCGATCGTCGTCGCGGTCGTGGCCTCGGCGATCGTCATCTTCCTCTCGCTCATCGGGATCCCCGCTAGCTTCGTCGTCGTCGCGACCATGTGCATCGTCGGGCTGGGCTGGGGACGCGCGACCCGGACGACGACGCTATCTGACGCCGCCCGCGGCGAGGAAACGGCGGTCTCGATCGGCGCGCTCACGGCCGACGAAGAGGGCGAACGACCGCCCGAGATCGGCGAGGAGAGCGCCGCCGACATCCCGAAGGCGGCCGACCTGTTCGACCCGTCGACGACCGCTCGCGTCATCTTGATGCAAAACGTCGTTCCGCTCATCTCGACGGTCGCGGCGTTTCTCACCTTCCGATTCGTCCCGCTGTTTGGCTTTTGA
- the fer gene encoding ferredoxin Fer, with protein MPTVEYLNYEVLDDQGWSVDDDDVFEKAADADFDAEDYGTLEVNEGEYILESAEAQGYDWPFSCRAGACANCAAILKEGEIQMDMQQILSDEEVEDKNVRLTCIGTAESEEVKIVYNAKHLDYLQNRVI; from the coding sequence ATGCCCACGGTAGAATACCTCAACTACGAAGTACTGGACGACCAGGGATGGAGTGTCGACGACGACGACGTCTTCGAAAAAGCCGCCGACGCCGACTTCGACGCCGAGGACTACGGCACCCTCGAAGTCAACGAGGGCGAGTACATCCTCGAGTCCGCCGAGGCCCAGGGCTACGACTGGCCCTTCTCGTGCCGTGCTGGCGCCTGTGCAAACTGTGCGGCCATCCTCAAGGAGGGCGAGATCCAGATGGACATGCAGCAGATCCTCAGCGACGAGGAAGTCGAGGACAAGAACGTCCGCCTGACCTGCATCGGTACTGCCGAGTCCGAGGAGGTCAAAATCGTCTACAACGCGAAACACCTCGACTACCTGCAGAACCGCGTCATCTAA
- a CDS encoding type 1 glutamine amidotransferase — protein MTQVRLALLNAAYEGESTRRNFRRELDASLAEFDITDGELPETYDYDGVVVTGSRASVYWDEDWIAPAKAWVAEAIDRDVPFLGICWGHQLLADVLGGSVDDMGEYEVGYSHIEHTGDSPLFDGIDREFVAYTSHSDAVLELPAGAEPLAENEYSNHGYRLGSVFGVQFHPEFDQSTMRKLLENKDIEPEIRERLLTKVTDENHAKTRPASLVFENFTNYVQELQASTDGEHESAGLDTTDISA, from the coding sequence ATGACACAGGTGCGTCTCGCGCTGCTCAACGCCGCCTACGAGGGCGAGAGCACGCGGCGAAACTTTCGACGCGAACTCGACGCCTCGCTCGCTGAATTCGACATCACCGACGGCGAACTCCCGGAAACCTACGACTACGACGGCGTCGTCGTCACGGGCTCGAGGGCCTCGGTCTACTGGGACGAAGACTGGATCGCGCCGGCAAAAGCGTGGGTCGCCGAGGCCATCGACCGCGACGTCCCGTTTCTGGGCATCTGCTGGGGCCACCAGCTCCTGGCTGACGTCCTCGGCGGTTCTGTCGACGACATGGGCGAGTACGAGGTCGGGTACAGTCATATCGAACACACCGGCGACTCGCCGTTGTTCGACGGGATCGACCGCGAGTTCGTCGCCTACACGAGCCACTCCGACGCCGTCCTCGAGTTGCCCGCCGGTGCCGAACCCCTGGCTGAAAACGAATACTCGAACCACGGGTATCGCCTCGGGAGCGTCTTCGGCGTTCAGTTCCACCCCGAGTTCGACCAGTCGACGATGCGAAAGTTGCTCGAAAACAAAGACATCGAGCCCGAAATCCGCGAGCGCCTGCTCACCAAGGTAACCGACGAGAACCACGCGAAGACACGTCCGGCGAGTCTGGTCTTCGAGAACTTTACGAACTACGTACAGGAGTTGCAGGCGAGCACCGACGGAGAGCACGAATCGGCAGGACTGGACACCACCGATATTTCAGCCTGA
- a CDS encoding asparagine synthase-related protein, protein MNVRLQDERWVRRRGVAVRGQAFDGADLLEAPAIAERFARALEDGAGRNQDADAHLEAVAACADSLEGFFAAVVGLDADSTYLVADGARSIPLWYDAAGSVVSDRGWIARDAVDAPRDPIAEREFLLTRYVTGPDTIWQDVFAVQPGEVVRLGSNDADEAPGVTDNGDRTITRHTYREYWPAAETPTDEDEDKCSGDQPEIPLARLEAGLRTALDRLEVVAGDRPVVLPLSGGYDSRLLAAALVERGRDVIGFTFGRSGHPDVEVSRAVAAELGIRWEFYPYSRATWREGYHGEAGRHYREWAFGGDALPFLAEWPAVRGLLEDDRLPEDALYCPGHTVATPSERLPRFAGEPQFDIDWATVGCGPAVDADERGTADEALETVDPTLEALVEYVLETHYVLWDLDDVANVSTSDGGSIQDAFRERIRRGLLGDRSPAAVWDPATAAAAYERWEWRGRMSTFTNGDCRVYEDAGLEWWLPLWDPAYVRAWEAVPLAFRRGKGLHADLATATYWRVAGITHDRAAVTDRTLDPADRLISVVRHTPVQQFLERGGDWEPPFLAPRERWREPGSHPLAWHGIVDDAILEAAPSNRNLYALRTLARVEGVDLGDPSWLADMGREWFDRSSLE, encoded by the coding sequence ATGAACGTTCGACTACAGGACGAGAGGTGGGTGCGCCGCCGCGGCGTCGCCGTCCGGGGCCAGGCATTCGACGGGGCGGACCTCCTCGAGGCGCCGGCCATCGCCGAGCGGTTCGCACGGGCGCTCGAGGACGGGGCCGGCCGGAACCAAGACGCGGACGCTCACCTCGAGGCCGTCGCCGCCTGCGCCGACTCCCTCGAGGGCTTCTTCGCGGCCGTCGTCGGCCTCGACGCAGACTCGACGTACCTCGTCGCCGACGGCGCTCGCTCGATTCCCCTCTGGTACGACGCCGCCGGGTCGGTCGTCAGCGATCGCGGGTGGATTGCCAGAGACGCCGTCGACGCGCCTCGAGACCCGATCGCCGAGCGCGAGTTTCTCCTGACGCGGTACGTAACCGGTCCCGACACCATCTGGCAGGACGTCTTCGCCGTGCAACCGGGGGAAGTGGTTCGGCTCGGATCGAACGACGCCGACGAGGCTCCTGGCGTCACCGATAACGGCGACCGAACCATCACTCGCCACACCTACCGCGAGTACTGGCCCGCCGCCGAGACGCCGACCGACGAGGACGAGGACAAGTGTTCCGGTGACCAGCCCGAGATTCCCCTCGCGCGCCTCGAGGCCGGCCTCCGGACCGCACTCGATCGACTCGAGGTCGTCGCCGGCGACCGCCCCGTCGTCCTCCCGCTCTCTGGCGGGTACGACTCCCGGCTGCTCGCCGCAGCCCTCGTCGAGCGCGGACGGGACGTGATCGGCTTCACGTTCGGGCGCTCGGGCCACCCCGACGTCGAGGTCAGCCGGGCGGTCGCGGCCGAACTCGGGATCCGCTGGGAGTTCTATCCCTACTCGCGAGCGACGTGGCGCGAGGGGTACCACGGCGAGGCTGGCCGCCACTACCGGGAGTGGGCCTTCGGCGGGGACGCCCTCCCGTTTCTGGCCGAGTGGCCCGCCGTTCGCGGGTTGCTCGAGGACGACCGACTTCCCGAAGACGCGCTCTACTGTCCAGGTCACACCGTGGCGACCCCCAGCGAACGACTGCCGCGGTTCGCGGGCGAGCCCCAGTTCGATATCGACTGGGCGACCGTCGGCTGCGGGCCCGCCGTGGATGCCGACGAGCGAGGAACCGCCGACGAAGCACTCGAAACGGTCGACCCCACGCTCGAGGCGCTGGTCGAGTACGTCCTCGAAACGCACTACGTGCTCTGGGACCTGGACGACGTCGCGAACGTGTCCACGAGCGATGGCGGAAGCATCCAGGACGCGTTTCGCGAGCGCATTCGACGTGGTCTCCTCGGCGACCGGTCACCGGCGGCCGTCTGGGACCCCGCGACGGCCGCCGCGGCCTACGAGCGCTGGGAGTGGCGCGGGCGCATGTCGACGTTTACCAACGGCGACTGCCGGGTCTACGAGGACGCCGGCCTCGAGTGGTGGCTCCCGCTGTGGGACCCTGCCTACGTCCGGGCCTGGGAGGCGGTTCCCCTCGCTTTCCGTCGTGGAAAGGGGCTCCACGCCGACCTCGCTACGGCCACGTACTGGCGGGTCGCCGGTATCACCCACGACCGGGCCGCGGTGACGGATCGAACGCTCGATCCTGCCGATCGCTTGATCTCGGTCGTCCGTCACACTCCCGTTCAGCAGTTCCTCGAACGCGGCGGCGACTGGGAGCCGCCGTTCCTGGCGCCGCGCGAACGGTGGCGCGAACCCGGCTCCCACCCGCTCGCCTGGCACGGAATCGTCGACGATGCGATCCTCGAGGCCGCCCCCTCGAATCGAAATCTCTACGCGCTGCGGACGCTGGCGCGGGTCGAGGGCGTCGACCTCGGGGATCCGTCGTGGCTCGCCGACATGGGTAGGGAGTGGTTCGATAGGTCGTCACTCGAGTAA
- a CDS encoding A24 family peptidase C-terminal domain-containing protein produces the protein MPDLLRLVAVPVFAWAAVRDVKTRRISSSIWIPLSALAVVLFVWDGWVAYRAGGVAWSHEFLVPSALSLGVVVPLAYLFWWFGGFGGADAKALLVLALLFPTYPTYALGSWTLPAVTPQIASAFSLAILTNAVLLGVLVPVVLAIRNAAAGRIAPVMFVGWPIEWTAVSSTHGRLLDAPSGRSLSGLDLDALRMYLRWRGLALEELRTDPETYRDPATLPDEPNPPTDGAVTAEVRSDGGSSRVQNSLERDTDAPSDVEVEDPWGAAAFLEDIDGTAYGTDPETLRDGLEVLVEREVVWVSPGTPFLVPIFAGLVVALVYGDLLLALLF, from the coding sequence ATGCCCGACCTCCTCCGGCTGGTCGCTGTCCCCGTCTTCGCCTGGGCGGCCGTCCGCGACGTGAAGACCCGCCGGATCTCGAGTTCGATCTGGATCCCGCTGTCGGCGCTCGCCGTGGTCCTGTTCGTCTGGGACGGCTGGGTCGCCTATCGTGCCGGTGGGGTCGCCTGGAGCCACGAGTTTCTCGTCCCCTCGGCACTGAGCCTCGGGGTCGTCGTCCCACTCGCGTACCTCTTCTGGTGGTTCGGCGGCTTCGGTGGTGCCGACGCGAAGGCCTTGCTGGTGCTCGCGCTACTGTTTCCGACGTACCCGACGTACGCCCTGGGCTCGTGGACACTCCCCGCCGTCACCCCGCAGATAGCCAGCGCGTTTTCGCTCGCCATCCTGACCAACGCCGTCCTCCTCGGCGTCCTCGTCCCAGTCGTCCTCGCGATTCGAAACGCCGCCGCCGGGCGAATCGCCCCCGTGATGTTCGTCGGCTGGCCGATCGAGTGGACGGCCGTCTCGAGTACCCACGGACGCCTCCTGGACGCGCCCTCGGGGCGGTCCCTGAGCGGCCTCGACCTGGACGCCCTCCGGATGTACCTTCGCTGGCGGGGGCTCGCTCTCGAGGAACTCCGGACGGACCCGGAGACGTATCGGGACCCGGCGACCCTCCCCGACGAGCCGAATCCGCCGACCGACGGCGCGGTGACGGCCGAAGTTCGGAGCGACGGCGGTTCGAGTCGCGTCCAGAACAGCCTCGAGCGCGATACCGACGCGCCTTCCGACGTCGAAGTCGAGGACCCCTGGGGCGCCGCGGCGTTCCTCGAGGACATCGACGGCACGGCCTACGGCACCGATCCCGAGACCCTCCGGGACGGCCTCGAGGTTCTCGTCGAGCGCGAGGTCGTCTGGGTCTCGCCGGGAACGCCATTCCTGGTACCGATCTTCGCGGGGCTGGTCGTCGCGCTCGTCTACGGTGACCTGCTTTTGGCGCTCCTGTTCTGA
- the hisA gene encoding 1-(5-phosphoribosyl)-5-[(5-phosphoribosylamino)methylideneamino]imidazole-4-carboxamide isomerase: MSQQFAEFEVIPAVDVQDGEVVQLVQGERGTEKRYGDPVAAAKRWIGAGARSLHLVDLDGAFEGERANADAIDAVLEAVDVPTQLGGGIRTASDAFDLLERGLDRVILGTAAVEDPDIVAEISAEYPDSVVVSLDAKDGEVVVEGWTEGAGITPVDAARRYDDLGAAAILFTNVDVEGQLEGVRTDPVRDLVAATDVPIVASGGVASLEDVVALRDAGAAAVVVGSALYEGRFTLEAAQRVADDG; encoded by the coding sequence ATGAGCCAGCAGTTCGCGGAGTTCGAGGTGATTCCGGCAGTCGACGTCCAGGACGGCGAGGTCGTCCAGCTCGTCCAGGGCGAGCGCGGCACCGAGAAACGCTACGGGGACCCCGTGGCGGCTGCGAAACGATGGATCGGCGCCGGTGCTCGCAGTCTCCACCTGGTCGACCTGGACGGCGCGTTCGAGGGCGAGCGAGCGAACGCCGACGCCATCGACGCGGTCCTCGAGGCCGTCGACGTGCCGACCCAGCTCGGTGGCGGCATCCGGACGGCCAGCGACGCGTTCGACCTCCTCGAGCGCGGCCTCGACCGGGTCATCCTGGGGACGGCGGCCGTCGAGGATCCCGACATCGTGGCCGAGATCAGCGCCGAGTACCCGGACTCCGTCGTCGTCAGCCTCGACGCGAAAGACGGCGAAGTTGTCGTCGAGGGCTGGACCGAAGGCGCCGGCATCACGCCCGTCGACGCCGCGAGGCGGTACGACGACCTCGGCGCCGCGGCGATCCTCTTCACGAACGTCGACGTCGAGGGGCAACTCGAGGGTGTCCGGACCGACCCGGTCCGCGACCTCGTCGCGGCGACCGACGTTCCGATCGTCGCGAGCGGCGGGGTAGCGTCGCTCGAGGACGTCGTGGCGCTTCGCGACGCCGGGGCCGCGGCGGTCGTGGTCGGGAGCGCGCTCTACGAGGGGAGGTTTACGCTCGAGGCGGCCCAGAGAGTGGCTGACGACGGGTAA
- a CDS encoding alpha/beta fold hydrolase — translation MPTVRNRGASLFYSAEVGNGDEGPPVVFVNEAGLGGWLWGWQHASLAGPFETVVWDLRGTGRSEGTAGPYDLETLASDFEAVCREIDGRSVHAVGLGLGGAIALEAARSSGRVETLTLLGTAAHGSAFDLEALFEPPVDNGEATVEGDSGESSVDDDSAASDCAGDDRRDAIRSTLESALSADFRDRQPDVVDGIVDWRLEGDADLAGRRAQLAALAEFDARDWLVEVTQPTLVVHGTADALVLPDAGRDLADGLPRGTFVPLEGAGHLANVERSRAVNDRFFGFLEDHTDDLER, via the coding sequence ATGCCGACCGTACGGAACCGCGGCGCGTCGCTGTTCTACAGCGCCGAAGTCGGGAACGGCGACGAGGGCCCGCCGGTCGTCTTCGTCAACGAAGCTGGACTCGGTGGCTGGCTCTGGGGCTGGCAACACGCCTCCCTGGCCGGCCCATTCGAGACCGTCGTCTGGGACCTCCGGGGCACCGGTCGCTCCGAGGGAACGGCCGGGCCGTACGACCTCGAGACGCTCGCGAGCGATTTCGAGGCCGTCTGCCGCGAAATCGATGGCCGGAGCGTCCACGCCGTCGGCCTGGGACTCGGCGGCGCCATCGCCCTCGAGGCCGCTCGCTCGAGCGGGCGCGTCGAGACGTTAACGCTCCTGGGAACCGCCGCGCACGGGTCGGCGTTCGACCTCGAGGCGCTGTTCGAACCGCCGGTCGACAACGGGGAGGCAACGGTCGAGGGCGATAGCGGCGAAAGTAGTGTCGACGACGATAGCGCTGCCTCAGATTGCGCCGGCGACGACCGACGCGACGCGATTCGATCCACCCTCGAATCCGCCCTCTCCGCGGACTTTCGAGACCGCCAACCGGACGTCGTCGACGGCATCGTCGACTGGCGCCTCGAGGGCGACGCCGACCTCGCAGGCCGGCGCGCACAACTCGCCGCTCTCGCCGAGTTCGACGCCCGTGACTGGCTCGTGGAGGTGACCCAGCCGACGCTGGTCGTCCACGGCACGGCCGACGCGCTCGTCCTGCCCGACGCGGGACGCGACCTCGCCGACGGCCTGCCGAGGGGGACGTTCGTCCCGCTCGAGGGCGCCGGCCACCTCGCTAACGTCGAACGCTCCCGCGCAGTGAACGATCGCTTCTTCGGGTTCCTCGAGGACCACACCGACGACCTCGAACGGTGA
- a CDS encoding HD domain-containing protein yields the protein MNAIKDAVHDYVEVDGVAQDLLDTAAMQRLRYVKQLSTVRLVYPSASHTRFEHSLGVYHLARQALTHLGVEGARAEAVRAAALLHDVGHGPYGHQTERIIERRLDRHHDDVHHLFQDSELAAVLESHGLAPDVVANLIAGEGKLGQLVSGDLDVDRMDYLVRDAHHTGVPYGTVDPGRLVRVLQFVDDALVLEEGNVATAESLLVARALMNATVYRHHVSRIAGSMLERASEILLEETDLTAERFARMTDADLLSALRECQPTTDFAARLAERRLYKRAAWTELEAVPEWLLEAGHDEVRELEADVADRADVDPRSVVVDCPGRPSMPETETRVVVGGSVRRLHEQSPLVQGLQAAQRAQWRLGVYAPEPDLEAVERAASSVLALE from the coding sequence ATGAACGCGATCAAAGACGCCGTCCACGACTACGTCGAGGTCGACGGCGTCGCACAGGATCTCCTGGACACGGCAGCGATGCAGCGACTCCGGTACGTCAAACAGCTCTCGACCGTCCGACTGGTCTACCCCTCGGCGAGTCACACCCGGTTCGAACACAGCCTCGGGGTCTACCACCTCGCGCGCCAGGCACTCACCCACCTCGGCGTCGAGGGGGCCCGCGCGGAGGCCGTCCGCGCGGCCGCGTTACTCCACGACGTCGGCCACGGTCCCTACGGCCACCAGACCGAGCGGATCATCGAGCGCCGTCTCGATCGCCACCACGACGACGTTCATCACCTCTTCCAGGACTCGGAACTGGCGGCCGTCCTCGAGTCACACGGCCTCGCGCCGGACGTGGTGGCAAATCTGATCGCCGGCGAGGGCAAACTCGGCCAGCTCGTCTCCGGCGACCTCGACGTCGACCGGATGGACTACCTCGTGCGCGACGCCCACCACACGGGCGTCCCCTACGGCACGGTCGACCCGGGTCGGCTCGTTCGAGTCCTCCAGTTCGTCGACGACGCGCTCGTCCTGGAGGAGGGAAACGTCGCCACCGCCGAGAGCCTCCTGGTCGCTCGCGCGTTGATGAACGCGACCGTCTACCGCCACCACGTCTCCCGTATCGCGGGGTCGATGCTCGAGCGCGCCTCCGAAATCCTGCTCGAGGAAACCGACCTGACGGCTGAACGATTCGCCCGGATGACCGACGCGGACCTCCTGTCGGCGCTGCGCGAGTGCCAGCCCACTACCGATTTCGCGGCGCGACTCGCAGAACGGCGCCTCTACAAGCGAGCGGCCTGGACCGAACTCGAGGCGGTGCCGGAGTGGCTGCTCGAGGCCGGCCACGACGAGGTTCGGGAACTCGAGGCTGACGTCGCCGACCGGGCCGACGTCGATCCCCGATCGGTCGTCGTTGACTGTCCAGGTCGGCCAAGCATGCCCGAGACGGAGACGCGCGTCGTCGTCGGTGGCTCCGTCCGCAGGCTTCACGAGCAGTCGCCCCTCGTCCAGGGGCTGCAGGCCGCCCAGCGCGCCCAGTGGCGACTCGGCGTCTACGCCCCGGAGCCCGATCTCGAGGCCGTCGAACGAGCGGCTTCGTCGGTACTGGCACTCGAGTGA
- the hisB gene encoding imidazoleglycerol-phosphate dehydratase HisB, whose amino-acid sequence MSQRTATVSRETSETTIECTLTVDGSGTAEVDTGIGFFDHMCTAFAEHGLFDLELDCDGDLHVDDHHTVEDVAIVVGTAFDEALGDRAGIVRYADRRVPLDEAVADAVVDVSGRSRFYFDGRFSQDRIGEFTSDMARHFAESLAMHAGLTLHLAVDGENAHHEVEALFKALARTLDDATRIDERREGTPSTKGTL is encoded by the coding sequence ATGAGCCAGCGAACGGCGACCGTCTCCCGCGAAACGAGCGAGACGACCATCGAGTGCACCCTGACAGTCGATGGGTCGGGAACCGCCGAGGTCGACACCGGGATCGGCTTCTTCGATCACATGTGCACCGCTTTCGCCGAGCACGGCCTGTTCGACCTCGAACTCGACTGCGACGGCGACCTCCACGTCGACGATCACCACACGGTGGAGGACGTCGCCATCGTCGTCGGGACCGCGTTCGACGAAGCGCTCGGGGACCGCGCGGGAATCGTCCGGTACGCCGACCGCCGTGTCCCGCTCGACGAAGCGGTCGCCGACGCAGTCGTCGACGTCAGCGGGCGCTCCCGGTTTTACTTCGACGGGAGGTTCTCACAGGATCGGATCGGGGAATTTACGAGCGACATGGCGCGTCACTTCGCCGAGTCACTGGCGATGCACGCCGGACTCACCCTCCACCTGGCGGTCGACGGTGAGAACGCCCACCACGAAGTCGAGGCGCTGTTCAAGGCCCTCGCACGAACGCTCGACGACGCGACGCGAATCGACGAACGGCGCGAGGGGACGCCGAGCACGAAGGGAACGCTCTAG
- a CDS encoding AMP-dependent synthetase/ligase has product MGWRESERQFEDDVLDVDTLGQMFAKTVERNRDAPAQRYKGGIYDRSLAGSVVDPAPDGDYAVLSYAEMGAIVERLATGFRDLGVDAGDRVAIFAGTRMEWAQTDFALLSAGAVVTTVYRNSSPDKVRYLLDDPGATSVVVENEALLERVLEVEEDLDLEFIVSMDDLSGTYDDRDDVYTLADVYARGDEAYDEEIYQGWLAERTLDDLASLIYTSGTTGQPKGVQLTHRNFRANVNQTYRRFGPRPGKPAGTPSINSNTQSVSFLPLAHVFERTAGHFLMFASGACVAYAESSDTLKEDFQLVSPTTATSVPRVYEKIYDAIREQASESPIKERIFEWATDVSRAYYRADSPGTGLKLKMTVADRLVFSQVKEALGGNVDMLVSGGGTLSAELCTLYHGMGLPIYEGYGLTETAPVVTTNPPEEPKIGTIGPALVDTDLKVDETVVPEESTDTAIGETGELLVKGPQVAEGYWNKPEKTAEAFVEDDEGRWFRTGDIVTIRPDGYLVFHERSKQMLVLSTGKNVAPAPIEDSFAQSQVVEQCMVVGDGEKFVGALIVPNFQYLRDELGLEDDARIVDSEAAHDLVQAEVDAVNENFEKHEQIKRFQLVPEEFTEENEMLTPTMKKKRRVILEKFDEEVADIYPERASDRPAEAAD; this is encoded by the coding sequence ATGGGATGGAGGGAATCCGAACGCCAGTTCGAGGATGACGTGCTCGATGTTGACACGCTGGGCCAGATGTTTGCGAAGACGGTCGAGCGAAACAGGGACGCACCAGCCCAGCGCTACAAGGGCGGGATTTACGACCGCTCGCTCGCAGGTTCGGTGGTCGATCCCGCACCCGACGGCGACTACGCGGTGCTCAGCTACGCCGAGATGGGGGCGATCGTCGAGCGACTCGCGACCGGCTTTCGCGACCTTGGCGTCGACGCCGGTGATCGCGTCGCCATATTCGCCGGGACACGCATGGAGTGGGCCCAGACCGACTTCGCGCTGCTCTCGGCGGGCGCGGTGGTCACCACCGTCTACCGAAACTCGTCGCCCGATAAGGTCCGCTACTTGCTCGACGACCCGGGTGCGACGAGCGTCGTCGTCGAGAACGAAGCACTGCTCGAGCGCGTCCTGGAGGTGGAAGAGGACCTCGACCTCGAGTTCATCGTCTCCATGGACGACCTCTCCGGCACGTACGACGACCGCGACGACGTCTACACGCTCGCCGACGTCTACGCCCGTGGAGACGAAGCCTACGACGAGGAGATCTACCAGGGCTGGCTCGCCGAGCGCACGCTGGACGACCTGGCGAGTCTGATCTACACCAGCGGGACGACCGGCCAGCCGAAGGGCGTGCAGCTGACCCACCGGAACTTCCGGGCGAACGTCAACCAGACCTACCGGCGGTTCGGGCCGCGTCCGGGGAAACCGGCGGGGACCCCCTCGATCAACAGCAACACACAAAGCGTATCGTTCCTCCCACTGGCACACGTCTTCGAGCGCACCGCGGGACACTTCCTGATGTTCGCCAGCGGAGCCTGCGTCGCCTACGCCGAGAGTTCGGACACGCTCAAAGAGGACTTTCAACTCGTCTCGCCGACGACGGCGACGAGCGTGCCCCGCGTCTACGAGAAAATCTACGACGCCATCCGCGAACAGGCGAGCGAATCGCCGATCAAGGAGCGCATCTTCGAGTGGGCGACTGACGTCAGCCGGGCGTACTACCGCGCTGACAGTCCCGGAACCGGCCTGAAGCTGAAGATGACGGTCGCCGACAGGCTGGTCTTCTCGCAGGTCAAGGAGGCTCTCGGCGGCAACGTCGACATGCTCGTCAGCGGCGGCGGCACCCTCTCGGCCGAGCTCTGCACGCTCTATCACGGGATGGGCCTACCCATCTACGAGGGGTACGGCCTGACCGAGACTGCCCCCGTGGTCACGACCAATCCGCCCGAAGAGCCCAAGATCGGGACGATCGGCCCCGCCCTCGTCGACACCGATCTGAAGGTCGACGAGACCGTCGTCCCCGAGGAGAGCACCGACACCGCGATCGGCGAAACCGGCGAGTTGCTCGTCAAGGGGCCACAGGTCGCGGAAGGGTACTGGAACAAGCCCGAGAAGACCGCGGAGGCGTTCGTCGAGGACGACGAGGGACGGTGGTTCCGCACCGGCGACATCGTCACTATTCGGCCCGACGGCTACCTCGTCTTCCACGAGCGTTCGAAACAGATGCTCGTGCTCTCGACGGGGAAGAACGTCGCTCCCGCCCCCATCGAGGACAGCTTCGCTCAGAGCCAGGTCGTCGAACAGTGCATGGTCGTCGGCGACGGCGAGAAGTTCGTCGGCGCGCTCATCGTCCCCAACTTCCAGTACCTCCGGGACGAACTCGGACTCGAGGACGACGCACGTATCGTCGACAGCGAGGCCGCTCACGACCTCGTCCAGGCGGAGGTCGACGCGGTGAACGAGAACTTCGAGAAACACGAGCAGATCAAGCGCTTCCAGCTCGTCCCCGAGGAGTTCACTGAAGAAAACGAGATGCTGACCCCGACGATGAAGAAGAAGCGCCGAGTAATCCTCGAGAAATTCGACGAAGAGGTGGCGGACATCTATCCCGAGCGCGCGTCCGATCGACCAGCCGAGGCGGCCGACTGA